From the genome of Candidatus Paceibacter sp.:
GGGCGTACTCCTTGATTTTATTTATACCCAGGCCGACCACGTCCTCGTATCCGCCGCCGACGGCGTAAAAATAAACGTCGGAAGAAACGGCGATGGCCTTTCTCATATCAACCGCGCCATGCGCTTTCCAGTCTTTAAACACGGTTTTTTTATCGGGGAAAAAAGGGTTCGGCACGGAGATGCTGCCGGAGCTGTAAATTTCTTTTTCCGGAGAAATTATCCCTTCGTTTAAGGCCGCCAGCGCCATAAACGGCTTGACGGTTGAGCCGGGAGCGTAAAGGCCGGAAATCGCGCGGTTGATAAACGGTTTTCTTTTGTCGTTTAAAAAATCATTTATGCTTTCCGCGGGCCCGCCGTCGGACAAAATCTGGGAGTCGTATTCCGGCGCGCTGACCATGGCCAAAACTTCCCCGTTGTTCGCGTCCATAATCACGGCCGCCCCGCCTTCAAAATTCCTCTCTTTGACGGTTGCTTCCACAAGTTTGTAGAGATGAGACTGCAGTTCCGAGTCAATCGTTAAAGTTATGTTCTTGCCGTTCTGCGGCTCGGTCTGCACGCTTTCCGAAATAAAATTGTTTTGGGAATCCCTTTCCATCAGCCTGATTCCCGTCACTCCCCTCAACTCCGCGTCGTAATTTTTTTCAACGCCGTCTTTGCCCACGTATTCATCCGGCGTAATTTCGGAAATATTTTTAAGCTCTTCCGCGGAGGGTAAACTGGTGTACCCTAGCAAGTGGCTTAAGCCGACAATGCCGGCGTACGACCTTTTCTTCTCTCCGTTCCAGGCCAAAGCGACGCCGTTTCTGTCGTAAATCGCTCCGCGCAGAGGGGTAATCCTTTCTTTCTTAAAACTGTTTTTCTCGCTTCGCGCGGTGAGTTTTTCCCCTTGGATTATCTGAAGGGTGAAAATTTTCCCGACGTAGAATAGCGCCAAAACCGCCAGCGCCGCCATAAACACCCAGAAAGTTTTTCTGGTTATCGGTTTTTCCAGCCGCCCCTCAAAATGGGCGGTATCAAAGCCCGGCAGATTGCTGGAGTCCATCAGAATTTCATCCGGAAATATTTTGGGCTCAAATTTTCTTAGCCTGAAGCGGAACATTTCAGTTTAAAATTCTTATCTCCCTCCTGAAATAAGAGGAGAGCAAAACAAGCGCGACCGCCGGCAGGGTAAAGAATCCGAACCCGCCCCAGAAATGCCCGCCCGCCACGGAATAAAACGAGTCAATCATCAAACCGGCCGCTACGCCTTCCCAGTATTCGCTGAAAATAATCCCGAACACGATAATGCCTCCGGCGGCGTAATGCCACGGCAGGAATAAAACGGCCGCAAAAAGAAAAACATCGCAGATTAAACGCAGATAAACCCCCACACCTGTTTTAGTGTTGCGAAGCATGTTTTTCTTTCGCCTTATGTTTAATAGTTCGATTGCCATGATTAGTTACTAAAACAGGTGTGGGGGTAAACGGGCATGATTATTTTTCCAACATTATGCTTTTAATTTCGTTGAGATTTACCGGCACGCGGAAAAGTATTCTTTTGAACGGACTAAGGTCGTCGGCCTCGATTTTTTCCGCCGCTCCGACCAGAAGAGGAAACGAACCGCCGGTAATTATTTTGTCGCTGGTGCTGGCTGAAACGGAGCTGGGTATTCTTATTTCCATATTGCCGCCGCCGATGCCTGCGGCCGTGGCCGGAACGCCGGAATCGCCTATCAGCACTCCGGTTTCCTGCCCGGTAAAAGAAATGAGCCGGATTTTGCTTGTTTTAGGCAATACTTCCGCGACGCTGCCCACCATAATATTGGAGTAAGCCACGGCTCTCATGCCGACAGCTACGCCGTTTTCCGAACCGGCGTCAACTATTATAACATCGTAAGGAGATTGCGGCGGGCGGAAAACGACGGAACCGAGGATGTATTCTCTGTTATTCGTCTGGCCAAGAAAAGACTTCAACTCTTCGTTTTCTTCGCGAAAAGTCTCGGCCAAAAGCAACTGGCTTTCCAGTTCGGCGTTTCTGCTTTCCAAGTATTCAATTTCTCTCAACATCTCTCCTTTACTTTTAAAAGGGTAAGAAACAAAACCCAGTTTGGACGAAACCGTCTTTCCGGCAAAAACAAAAGGGTAGGAAACGGTTGAAACAGTTTTTACCAGCGCCCATCTGACGCTGTCCAGATAAACGCCGGAGACGATGACGGCAATAAGCAAATACGCCCAGACTTTCGCTTTTCTGTTTTTCTTCCGGCCTTTATCTTGGAGGTAAGTCTTCGTCATTTTGCAACA
Proteins encoded in this window:
- a CDS encoding rod shape-determining protein MreC translates to MTKTYLQDKGRKKNRKAKVWAYLLIAVIVSGVYLDSVRWALVKTVSTVSYPFVFAGKTVSSKLGFVSYPFKSKGEMLREIEYLESRNAELESQLLLAETFREENEELKSFLGQTNNREYILGSVVFRPPQSPYDVIIVDAGSENGVAVGMRAVAYSNIMVGSVAEVLPKTSKIRLISFTGQETGVLIGDSGVPATAAGIGGGNMEIRIPSSVSASTSDKIITGGSFPLLVGAAEKIEADDLSPFKRILFRVPVNLNEIKSIMLEK